The genomic DNA ACGTTTATCGCATAGGCTTGATATTGACGTGACCATCACCTTTCTTGATAAGATCAAGGATTGTCTTAGGCAGCACTGTTTTAACGAAAAGGATGTTTGCGATGAGAAAGAGCGAGAAAGGGATAAAAGAGCCTGCTCCTAACGATACTTTCCGAAGCAATTTGCGTTCAGAGTTAAGCTTTTGTAGTGATACCGGTCAGATATGGCTACACGAGCATCGGATGCTTCTCGTTCATGCCGATGCGAATGCCCTGATGCGACGAGAGTTGATCGACATCCTTGGATTTAACCATGCGCGAGGTGTGCTTATGCGAATGGGCTATACTTCAGGGGTCCGAGACTTTGAACTTGCACACATAAACAAGGAACACACTAATCTTCACGAAGCCTTCATGGCCGGCCCAATCCTTATAACACTGGAAGGACTTGTGAAGACCACCATTACTAAGTTAGAAATAGACTCGAAATTAGGCAGTTTTTACGTTGAGTGCATCTGGGAAAATTCTTGGGAGGCCGAGGCACACCTTCGAGACTATGGGGTCTCTTCGGCACCGGTGTGTTGGAATTTGATTGGGTATGCGAGTGGCTATTGTACTGCTTTCATGGGTAAGCCAATTTTGTGCAAAGAGATCCAATGTTTCAGTACGGGGGCAAATAATTGCTACCTTGTAGGCAAGCCAGTCGAGGAATGGGAGGACGCGAGCGAGTTTGAGCTTTTTTTGAATAAGGAGTCGATTGCTGAACAACTCATGGGTCTCCAAACTGAAGTTGTACAGCTGCGGTCAGCATTAGGTAAACAACAAAAACATACGTCAGATATAGTTGGCAATTCACCGGCCTTCCTTGCTGCCTATGAGCTCGCTGTCCGAGCATCTGCTAGCCAGATTACTGTACTTCTGCAGGGTGAGACAGGTGTTGGTAAGGAAGTTTTCGCCCGCACCCTTCACAGCGGAGGTGATCGTTGCAAGGAACCGTTCATCGCCATTAATTGCGCTGCGATTCCTCATGACCTTGTAGAATCCGAATTATTCGGTGCTGAAAAAGGTGCCTTTACGGGCGCACTTTCCTCAAGGCCCGGAAGATTTGAACGGGCCAATGGAGGAACGCTCTTTCTCGATGAGATAGGTGATCTGCCTCTCTCGGCACAGGCAAAACTTTTGCGTGTATTGCAGGAAGGAGAGGTGGAGCGTCTTGGCAGCACAGAATCACGTAAGGTAAACGTCAGATTTGTGGCAGCAACCAACATCGATCTGAAAAAATTGGTTGAGGAAGGGAAATTTCGGGCTGACCTGTATTACCGGCTCAACGCATTGCAGATCAATATCCCACCATTAAGAGATCGAGGTTTAGATGTTTTACTTCTCGCGAAGAATTTCCTCAAAAAGTCTGCCATGTTGAATGGCAAAAAGGTGCGTGGATTTTCTGATAAGGCCAAGTTGGCACTACTCGCCTATCAATGGCCTGGTAATATCCGAGAACTGCAGAATGTTGTTGACCGCGGAGTCATGCTGGCACCAAACGGCACCCATATTGAGATCAATCACATGTTTCCGTCGTACAATAATGAGGGGCCTGAATTCGGCTTGGATGCCAGCGGGGGGCTCAGTGTCAAGCAGGAGGAGCTGGGTAAGGATTTTTGTGAAGCCATCCTGAGCGGGAATTTTACGCTGGAGCAGGCCAATACGCTGGTGGCAGAGGCTGCTGTGAA from Desulfuromonas sp. TF includes the following:
- a CDS encoding sigma-54-dependent Fis family transcriptional regulator, which codes for MRKSEKGIKEPAPNDTFRSNLRSELSFCSDTGQIWLHEHRMLLVHADANALMRRELIDILGFNHARGVLMRMGYTSGVRDFELAHINKEHTNLHEAFMAGPILITLEGLVKTTITKLEIDSKLGSFYVECIWENSWEAEAHLRDYGVSSAPVCWNLIGYASGYCTAFMGKPILCKEIQCFSTGANNCYLVGKPVEEWEDASEFELFLNKESIAEQLMGLQTEVVQLRSALGKQQKHTSDIVGNSPAFLAAYELAVRASASQITVLLQGETGVGKEVFARTLHSGGDRCKEPFIAINCAAIPHDLVESELFGAEKGAFTGALSSRPGRFERANGGTLFLDEIGDLPLSAQAKLLRVLQEGEVERLGSTESRKVNVRFVAATNIDLKKLVEEGKFRADLYYRLNALQINIPPLRDRGLDVLLLAKNFLKKSAMLNGKKVRGFSDKAKLALLAYQWPGNIRELQNVVDRGVMLAPNGTHIEINHMFPSYNNEGPEFGLDASGGLSVKQEELGKDFCEAILSGNFTLEQANTLVAEAAVKKANGNISAAARMLGLTRPQLAYRLERKSGN